The Bosea sp. AS-1 region AACAGGTGCACGATCATGCGTGAGAACGCATCCGGACAGTGTGGAGCCGATCAGAATGATGGTGGCGGCCACCCTCCAGTCCGCACTACGAAAAGGCCCGGTCTTGTTCGGCTCCATGACATGCTACCTCGGAGAAGGAAGTATCCGATCGAGAGACGTGCAATACTCGTCTTCGCGCATCATGCGGCTCGAGGCTTCCGGATAAATCGGCATGAAGAATAGCTGCGCTTGCGATTGGCAGAGGCCGGATCAGTAGAAGCTCCAGCCAAAGCAGTGCTCGGGTATAGGAGCAAATATTCAGCCCGTAGGATTCGTCGGCATCGGGCAGCGCTGGCACCGTATTTCCGCAGCTCACCGGTCAGCGGAATTAAGACCTTCGATCAGGGTCTGTTCGACGCCCGGACAGTTCCTGCAAGGGTGTGCATGAAGCAACGTCGATACCGCTCTGCACGCATCTGCCCAGCAACAACGCTTGCAAATGTGCCGCGAGTGACACGGGCGTCGGGCAGTCTGCTCGGATCTTGGGACGCCGCCGATGGGAAAGCAGGAAGGCGCTGCAATGGCTGAGCAGGATCAAGGAATGCGCGCTGCCGGGCGAGATGACCACGGTGTCGATCGGCAACGGCGGGGCTGCCTGGGCGTTGCCGCGCTGGCCGCAGCATCTCCGTTCGCGCTTCTCGGCGAGCCTCTGGCGCAAACGACGTCCTCATCCGACTCGCGAACCGTGGCCTCCAGCACGGGCGCTCCGGCGCTGGGGCCTTTGAAGCACGTTCCGGCCGGGGTTCTCAGCGTCGGCTACGCCGAACTCGGGCCTAGTGACGGGACGCCTGTCCTCCTGCTGCACGGCTGGCCCTACGACATCGACAGCTACGCCGAGGTCGCGCCCATTCTGGCCGCGGCAGGTTATCGCGCGATCGTGCCGTATCTGCGTGGGCATGGAGCGACCCGGTTCCTGTCGGCTGACACACCGCGCAACGGCCAGCAGGCCGCGCTGGCATACGACATCCTGGCCTTCATGGACTCGCTGGGAATCGAGGAGGCCGTTCTCGCGGGCTATGACTGGGGCGGAAGGATCGCCAACGTCATCGCTGCCCTGTGGCCCGGGCGTTGCAAGGCTATGGTCGTCGCAAGCGGTTATCTGATCGGCAGCCAGGAGCTCGGGAAGGTGCCGCTGTCTCCCCGTGCCGAACTCCAGTGGTGGTATCAGCACTACTTCGCTACTCCGCGCGGCGAGGCCGGATATGCGAAGAACACCGCCGAGTTCGCCCGGCTGATCTGGCAACTGGCGTCTCCGCGCTGGTCGTTCGATGCATCGACCTTCGCGCCCTCCTTGCCGGCGTTCGACAATCCAGACCACGTCGCCATCACGATACACAACTACCGCTGGCGCCTGGGTCTCGCTTCGGGCGAGCCGGTCTATGACGGCATTGAAAGCATGCTGGCCGCATTTCCGGCGATTGCCGTGCCGTCGATCTCCGTTGAGGGCGATGCCAACGGCGCCCCACATCCCGATCCCGCGACCCATGCGAAGCGGTTCACCGGCCGATACGAGCACCGGCTGCTTGCCGGAGGCATCGGCCACAATCCGTCGCAGGAGGCGCCCGCGGCTTTTGCGCGGGCCATCCTCGATGCGGATCGACTTTGAGAGGATTCGTCGCTCCCTCAAGCAAAAACCCAGGAAGGCTCCGATGCCCCTTCGTCTCGACTACTTTCAGGCCTCTCCGCACCTCGGCAGGAAATTCGCGGAGCTGAACCAACTCATCAACGCGAGCCCATCGCTCAAGGACATTGGCCATCTGGCGGCACTGCGCGCCTCGCAGATCAACGGGTGCCCCTTCTGCGTCGATTTCCACGTCAAGGAAGGGCGGCTCCAAGGTGAGGGAGAGCTTCGCCTGCATCACGTGCTGATCTGGCGAGAATCGCCGCTCTTCTCGGAAAAGGAGCGGGCCGCTTTCGCATGGACCGAAGCGCTGACCAGGCTGGAAGGCCAGGACGTCCCGGACGCGACTTTCGATGCCGCCTGCTCGCTCTTTTCGGATCAGGAACTCGCAGATCTTTCCTTCCTGATCTTTTTCGTCAATGGCTGGAACCGGTTGGGGATCGCCTTCAAAACCGTGCCCGGCTCCGCTGACAAGCTGTTCGGTCTCGACAGGGCCGAGATGAGCTGAATGAGCCGGCGAGAGGAGGCGGCCGAGGTCCAAGAGGCCCGCGCGGCACGAGGCCTTGCGCCTACACCTGCCTATGCCGGGGTACAGGCTGACCTGGCGCTTCGTGGAAGGCGGATACCGATCGGTCTGATGGCGGCCCAGGCTCCCAGCTCGAATAATTCCTCTGATTTCCCAGTGCTGCCCACCTGTCCGGCGCTCTGAACGGGCTTGCATGACGGCAGCCCCATTCTACGAGAGGCAAGCAATGAAGTATTCCCTCATTGACGAGGCGAAGCTGCCTCGAAACCGGGTGGCTGCCGCGACAGTCGTCATCATGGTGGCCTTCAACGGCATCTTCCTGTCCTTGAACGGCCTCTTCATGCTGATCGAACCGCTGGCCTGGTACGAGCTGGTGCCGGGCGTGACGGACACCGGCTTCTTCAACCAGCATTTCATCCGTGATATCGGGATGATTCAATTGTTTCTCGGCGTGGCGTTCGGTGTCGGTCTGTTCGTGCCGGAGCGCCGTGTCGGGCTGTGGATGGCCGCCACGTCCTGGCTTTGCGCCCATGCTCTCTTCCATTTCTGGGAGGTCGCGGTCGGGATCTGTTCGCCCGCCGTCATCCCCCGGGATTTTCCGGCCGTGACGCTGCCCGCCCTTCTCGGCCTGGCATTGAGTTTCTGGGCGATGCGGCGTGCCAGGCAGGCTGATGGGCAGTTTGGGGCGAAAGGTTCCCAGCCGGTCGGCGAGCGGGTCTGTCCCTGTGCTCGGCCCCGCGTCTCGCGAACCTAGACCTCCGGACCGGTTGGCTATCCTCGCTGGCAGATAGTCGCTCTCGCGAGCCGAGCGCATGGTTGTCTGCAACCCACTGGCATCCTGGAGAATGCAAATGAGAACGAGCACTTTTGCCGTTGCCCTCACCGCTGTCTTGACCGGCGCGATGGCACTGCCGGCGCAATCTGCGCCGCAAGCGAAGCCGACCATCATTCTAGTGCACGGAGCCTTCGCGGAATCCGCGAGCTGGAACCCGGTGATCGCTCGGCTGAATAACGCCGGCTACCGCACCATCGCGGCGGCCAACCCACTTCGCGGCGTGAAGGGGGACGCGGCGCAAGTGGCGAGCGTCATCCGGTCGACGCCCGGACCCGTCGTGTTGGTCGGCCATTCCTATGGCGGACCGGTCATCACGGAAGCCGCCAACGGGCAGGCGAACGTCAAGGCCCTGGTTTATGTCGCCGGGTTCGCGCCCGAAGCAGGGGAATCCAGTCTCATTCTCTCCAGCAAGTTTCCGGGCAGCACGCTGGGAGACGCACTCCAGCCCGTCACTCGGGCGGGCGGGGAGCGCGATCTCTATATCCGGCCGGATCGGTTCCGCGCCCAGTTCGCGGCGGACGTTTCGAGCAAGCAGGCCGCTCTGATGGCGGCCACGCAACGCCCTGTCGCGGAAGCCGCCTTGGTGGAGCCGTCCGGCGCGCCTTCCTGGAAGGCCCTGCCGTCCTACATGATCTACGGCACGGGTGACCGGAACATTCCGCCTGCGGTGATGGACTTCATGGCGCAGCGCGCGCGTGCGGTGAAGACCGTGGTCATCAAGGGAGCTTCGCACGCCCTGATGGTCTCGCATCCCGCCGAGGTCGCTTCCCTCATCGAACTGGCGGCCTCACCGCGATGAACCAACGGCTGCGGGCGGGATGCCCGCAACCGTTCCTCTTCCGGAACCTGATGATGGACGCGTGCTCCCCACTGTCAGGGTTGCGCGTCGGTGGCAGCCAGGCTCAGCCCACCAAACACCCGCCGCGCGCCAAGCAATGTGTGCGCGGCTGTCTTGTGTTGTAATATCTGTGTTTTTCTGCCGTCTTGATACAATTTGCTTTGTATTGTTGCTGCGGAATATATCTATAATATGCTATACTATAGTGCAGCATATCCTGTCTGCAGTGACGGTCGACTAAAAAATACTTGAGTTCTAGCGTCTTCGTTGCCGCGCACAAAGTGGCGATCATCAGGAGACGAACATGAGCCAGGATACCCTTTCCCAGTCCAGGCGGCCGGCGCCCGAAGAGCTCGTCCCGTCGCGATATGCGGTGCAGATCGGCGATATCGACGTGCTGGTGGTCAGCGATGGCGTGCTGCCGCTTCCGACCAAGATGCTGGGCCACAACGCGGACTCGGCCGTGCGTGCGGCCTGGATGACCAACATGTTCCTGCCCGCTGACAGTTTCGACTGGTCTCTGAACGTGGTGGTGGTGCGCAGCGGCGACCAGACCGTGCTCATCGATGCCGGGCTGGGGCTGGATCCGAACCTGAATCTTCCTCGGGCCGGGCAACTGGTCAGGCGGCTGGAAGCCGCCGGCATCGATCTCGGTTCGGTGACGGATGTGGTGCTGACCCACATGCACATGGACCATATCGGCGGGCTGCTCGTCGAGGGCGTGAAGGAGCGGCTCCGTCCGGACCTGCGGATCCATGTCGCCGCCGCCGAAGTTGCGTTCTGGGAGGCGCCGGACTTCACTCATGCGGTCATGCCGGAGGGCTTCCCCGATGCGCTTCGGGCGACCGCCAAGCGTTTCGCGAAGGAATATCGCAGCCATCTGCGGCTGTTCGACGAGACGCATGAGGTCGCTCCCGGCGTCGTCGCCCATCGCACCGGCGGACATACCCCCGGCCACTGCGTGGTTCGGATGGCATCCGGCAACGACCGGCTGACCTTCGCAGGCGACGCCGTGTTTGCCGTCGGCTTCGACCATCCCGACTGGCACAACGGGTTCGAGCATGATCCCGAGGAGGCCGCGCGCGTTCGTATCCGCCTCCTGACGGAGCTGGCGGAAACCGGGGAGATGCTCGTGGCCACACACCTGCCTTTCCCGTCGGTCGGTCGGGTCGCGGCAGACGGCGGCGCCTTCCGCTGGGTCCCTGTCTTCTGGGACTACTGAACTCCATCGGGTGGCGCGCGCCGGAATACCCGGCCGCGCGGCCCGCAAATCCGTCCTTAGGCGAGGCCGGTCTTCGTCACAATCCATCGAACGGCGTGTCACATGGCTGGCCGCAAACGGAGGCATCTCATGAAAGTCGTCATCATCGGCGGAACCGGGCTAATCGGCTCCAAGACCGCGGAGCGCCTGCGCAAGCAGGGACACGAGGTCATCGCCGCCGCTCCGAACACGGGCGTCAACACGATCACGGGCGAAGGCCTGGCGGAAGCCCTCCAGAACGCCGCCGTCGTGATCGACCTGTCGAACTCGCCGTCCTTCGAGGACAAGGCCGTCCTCGAATTCTTCCAGACATCGGGCCGGAATCTGATCGCGGCGGAGAAGGCAGCCGGCGTGAAACACCACGTCGCGCTCTCCATCGTCGGGACGGATCGCCTGCCGGATAGCGGCTATCTGCGCGCCAAGGTGGCGCAGGAGAAGATCATCCGGGAAGCCGGTATTCCCTTTACGATCTTGCGTTCGACGCAGTTCATGGAGTTCCTCGGTGGCATTGCTCAGGCCGGCACGACCGGCGATACCACCCGTCTCTCGACGGGCTACCTGCAACCGATCGCGTCGGACGACGTCGCCGACTTCGTGACGGAAGCTGCCCTGGCTGCCCCTGCCAACGGCATCATCGAAATCTCCGGTCCCGAGCGCGCCCGTCTGTGCGATTTCGTCGCGCGCTACCTCAAGGCGATCGGGGACACGCGCTCCGTCGTCGCGGATCCGGATGCCCACTACTTCGGCACCCGCCTGGAAGACGGCTCTCTCGTTTCCGACGACAAGCCGCGCCTCGGCCGCATCGGCTTCGACGAGTGGTTCACGACCACGCCGCGACGATAGTCGGGCGACGCGGGCTCAAAAAGGGCGGCTTCCCGTCCTCGTCCCTCACGTCCGCCGGGTCGAGATCGTCCCGGTGGACGTCCTTCCACGGAAGCAGAATTCCGCACGCATCGCATGCCGTTGCCGGGTCTTCCCGACCCGTTGCCAGTGGATTCTTCCATGTCCAGCGACGACCACGTTCTTACGCTCATTCTGATCAACGCCTTGGGCCTCGTTGGCATCGTCGTCTGGCATCTTCAGGGACGCGGCCGCCCGACCGGTCGCCTGAGCATCCAGATCCTGTTCTTCAGCGCCATGAGCCTAGCCCTTTACATCGGCGGCATCGCTCCGGACCGGCCCGACGACTTTGCCCTACAAGGCTTCGCCGCCCTGCTTTTCAAGTCGGCCCTGATCCTGTGGTGGATGCACCTCGCATGGACGATCATCGGCCTGATGCACATCTATGTGCGTTTCAGTCGCAAGCCTCGGGAAGCACATCTGATCCTGGATATGGCCATCGCCATCATCTATCTCGGGGTGGCGCTGTCGGTTCTCGGGTTCGTCTTCGGGATGCCGATCGCCACGCTGGTCACCACCTCGGGCGTCGTTGCCGTCATTCTGGGTTTGGCGTTGCAGAACACGCTTGGCGACGTCTTTTCCGGCATCGCCCTGTCGCTCGGAAGGTCCTATGCGATCGGAGACTGGGTCCAACTGAGCGACGGCACTGCGGGCCGCGTCACCGAGACCAATTGGCGTTCCACGAACCTGTTGACCGCGACGAACAACATCGTCGTCCTGCCGAACAGCATGCTGGCGAAACAGAGCCTGACCAGTCTGAGTCGCCCCGATGAAACGCATCAGATCACCTTCGGCATACGCTTCGCCGCCGGGCACAGGCCGCGTATGGTCGAGGACGTGATGCGGTCCGTTCTCGAAGCCAGTACGCGGATCGTGAAGAAGCCGGCTCCGGCCGTGGTACTAAAGGCGATCGACGCGACAGCGATCGAGGTGGAATTGCAATTTCATGTCGCGAGCCTCGCCACAGGGGTCTCTGCCAAGAATGAGATCATCGATCTCATCCATGACCAATGCGAGGCGAGTGGCCTTTCGCTGGCCGCGCCGGCCTAGGCTTCGCCCTGGTCAATAGCAATATCCGGCGACCGATATTGCATTCCGGATGCCGAGGCCGCGCGTCGCTCGGCTCGGGTTCCGCCCGAAAAATCCTGGAGGACCTGCGTGATCCGGCTGCGCCGCAAGGGTCGGGGAGGGTCTGGCACGCTCCGTCGCTCCAGCAGTCAACTTCCTTGCAAGTCATGGATTTCCATAAGTGCAGTGGAAGCCTTCCGGCGTTAATTTTCGGGTGAATCAGTCGGCCGGTTCGTCGGCGAATAGTTGCCGACAAAGCCGTGACGGTTTCCAGGCATTCCGTCTCCGAAAGGAGCAGCCCGATCATGATCGCAGCGCTTCGTCGAACGCCGCCCGCCCTGCTGTCCGTCACGCTGGTCGTCGGTCTCGCGGCCTGTTGGTTGACCAATAGCCCTTTCGGCCTCGCGGCGCCCGTCGGTGCTCTTTTCCTCTATGTTCGGGGATATATGCTCCGGTCCCTTTGGGTCGGGCTACTGATCGTCTTTGTAGGGGCGGCCTGCTCGGCACTGTTCTATCCCGCCACCCGGGAGGTCGCGATTGGGCTCGGCGCGTTCATCGCCGTAGCCGCTTGTATAGGCCTGCTCCTTGTGCCCGATCCCGATCCGTCCTGTCGCGGCAGTTGGCTCGGAGCCCCGGATCGGCAAGCGCCCGGACCGACGAACAGGCTAGATGTCGCCCCTGACGGCGCGCGCCACGGCTGGGTCCATCCGGATGACCGGCCTGCGATCGCACAAGCCGCAGCCTACGCATTCTGGACAGGCGTACCGCAGGTGACGAGCTATCGGGTGCTCCAACCGGACGGCAGCTACCGCTGGACCGAGCTGCGCGCCGAGCCGGGCTATGGCGTCAGCGTCGATGTGGATGCCATGGTCGCCAAGCCGGGCGATCGCTGGACGGTCGCGGAATCGCTCGGTGAGACCGTGGAGGCGGTGGAGGCAGCCAAGGTGATCGAAAGCCTGCACGGCAAGGCTTGGGCCTTCGACGCGGCGGGGAGGTTCACCTATGTCACGCCCGCCGCCCAGATCGTCATCGACATGGCGCTAGAGGACCTCAACCGCTGTCTCGACGATCGTGAATTCATCGATGGCGGCGAGGTCGGCTGGATGCGCGGTGTGCATCCGGACGATGTCGGCCGGGCCGCCTCGACGCTGCGCCATTGCCTGAAGACGGGCGAGCCGTGGAACATCGAGTACCGCATGCTGCGCGCGACGGGCTACTATGTCTGGCACCGCATCTCGGCGCGGCCGACACGGGACGGCGCGGGGCGCATCACGGGCTGGTTCGGCACCTCGATCGACATCGACGTCTACAAGAAGACCGAGGCCGCCCTGAGGGCCAGGGAACAGCATCTGGAGCAGTTGATCGACACGGTTCCAGCCATGATCTGGAGCATGACGGCCGAAGGACATCCCGCTTATCTCAACAAACGGATGACGGAGGTGACCGGCGCAACGCTTGAGACCGTTACCGCCCCAGACGGTTCTCTATCGTTGAAGGAGATAATTCATCCCGATTTTATGGATGTGGCGGGGGAGGCATTCGCCAAATCCGTGGTGACGGCAACTCCGTACAACATCAAATATCTTCAGCATCGCGCCGACGGCAGCTATCGCTGGACCGAGACGCGTGCTGAAGCTCTGCGGAACGAGGCGGGCGAGATCGTCCGGTGGTATGGGGTCTCCGTCGACATCCATGATCTGATCACCACGCAGACGGAGCTGCACTTCCGCAAGCAGGAGCTGACACGGCTGGTCGATTTGGTACCGAGCTATCTCTGGCAGTTGACGCCGGCCGGCGAGCCGAATTTCTTCAACCGCCGCCTCATCGATTTCCTGGGCGTCGAGGAAAGCGATCCGGAAGAACCGGCGACAGAGCAATATGCGGCGGCGCTGAGGGCTGCCATTCATCCGGACGATGCCGAGCACCTGTGGGCCGAGCTGAAGCATTGCCTGCTCAGTGGTCAGCCTTTCGCGATGCGCTATCGCCTGCGCCGCCACGACGGCATCTATCGCTGGATGGACGGGCGCGCGGAGCCACTGCGCGATGAAGGCGGCACCATCATTCAGTGGTACGGACTGTCCCACGACATCGACGATCAGCTCCGGGTGGAGGAGGCGCTCAGGGAGAGTGAACGCTCGCTGCGCCAACTGGTTGAGACGTTGCCTGCGCTGATCTACTGCGCCACGCCGGACGGGGAGCCGATCTACCGCAGCGAGAAGCTGCGCGCGTTCCTCGGCTTCGGGCTCGAGGACAAGGACGAGGAGGGTAGAGCGCGCCTGACCGGCACCCTCGATGCGATCATCCACCCCGACGACCTCCCCATCGTCAAGGAGAGATATGCGTCCTCGCTGGCGACGGGGTCCCCCTACGCGATGAAGCACCGGCTGCGGCGGGCGGATGGCGCATATCGCTGGGTCGAGACGCGCGCCGCGGCCATGCGGAACGTCGAGGGGGAGATCGTCCAGTGGAACGGCATCTGCTTCGACATCGAAGATCAGGTGCGGGCGCAGGAAACGCTGACCCTGACGCAGGAGCGGCTGGCGCGTGCGGCGCAGGCGGCGAGCCTCGCGGAGCTCTCCGCATCGATCGCCCATGAGGTCAACCAGCCGCTCGCCGCCGTGGTCGCTAACTCGCATGCCTGTCAGCGCTGGCTCACGTCGGACCCGCCCAATCTTGAACGGGCGCAGAAGACGGTCGAACGCATCATCCGCGACGCGAATTCCGCCGCCGACGTCGTCGGCCGGGTCCGCGCGCTGTTCAGGCAGACGGTCGAGGCGCGAAGCCTTTGCCAGCTCGACACCATTATTGGCGAGGCGCGGGATCTGATGGCGGAGGAAGTGACCCGGCGCCGCATCCGCATCGCGCTGGACGTCGAGGCCGGGCTTCCGCCACTGGCCCTGGACCGGATCCAGCTTCAGCAGGTGCTCGTCAACCTGATCCGCAACGGAATGGAGGCGATGGAGTCTGCACCGCGTGGAGTGCTTCAGATCCGATCCATGCGCGCCGGCGACCTCGTCAGGACGGAGGTGCGGGATACAGGTGAGGGCATCGGCGCTCCGGAGAAAGTCTTCGAGCCCTTCTTCTCGACCAAATCCAACGGAATGGGCATGGGGCTGGCGATATCGCGTACGATCATCGAATCCCATGGCGGGCATCTCTGGGCCGAGAACAATCAGCCTTGTGGGGCGACGTTCATCTTCACCTTGCCTGTTGAAAGCGAAAGCAAATCATGACCGTTGACGACGCCATCGTGTTCGTCGTCGACGACGACGAGGCTCTCAGGGAAGCGCTAGGCGAGCTGCTGGCGGCAAACGGGGTCCAGTCTGCCTTGTTCCCGTCGGCTGGCGACTATATCCGCGCGGACAAGCCCGACCTCCCGGCCTGCCTCATCCTCGATGTCGAGCTTCCCGATATCAACGGCCTCGAGCTGCAACGGCAGATCGCGCAGGGAGACTATCCGCCGATCGTGTTCATCACGGGACATGGCGACATTCCTTCGTCGGTCCGCGCCATCAAGCATGGTGCCGTTGACTTCCTGACCAAGCCTTTCAGCGATACGGCGCTGCTGGGAGCAATCCGCTCAGCGATCGCGCAGGATCGGGAGACAAGGATAAGGCGCGCCGAGCTCGCGCTGTTGAGACAACGCTATTGCGAACTCTCGCCGCGGGAGCGTGAAGTCCTTCCCCTGGTGGTGAGCGGGCTCCTCAACAAGCAGGCCGCCGCCGAGCTCGGCATCAGCGAAGTCACTCTCCAGATCCATAGAAGAAGCGTCATGCGGAAAATGGCGGCGTCATCGCTCGCCGACCTGGTGCGTATCGCAGAGCGATTGGAAATCCCGATCCAGCATTCGCGCCGGATGGGAGGAAACTGAGTTTGGACAAGCATAAACACGTCGTGGCTGTCGTCGATGACGATCCGAGATTGCTCGAATCGCTGGAGGACCTGCTCGAATCGGCCGGCTATGCGGTCCGCAGTTTCTCCTCCGCGATGGCACTGATCCGGTCCGGTATCTCCGGTCTGCACCTTCTGATCACGGATATCGGCATGCCCGGCATGGATGGATTTGAGTTGCGCGACTTCGTGAACAGGGAGCGCCCGGAATTGCCGGTCTTCCTGCTTACTGGCCGCCACGAAATCGCGGAGCAGATCAGGGCCAAGGCTGTGAAAACGTTCTTCTGCAAGCCGTTCGACGGCCAGACACTGCTCGCAGCAATTGCAAACGCACTGAACAAAGGAGAGGTGGACAATGAATGCGATCGCTGACCGATCACTCTCTTGGAGGTTGGAGCCATCCGCCGCGCACCGCAACGGCGGAACAGGCCACCCTCTCGTGATCATTGTCGATGACGACGCCTCGGTGTGCGAAGCGTTATCCGAACTGATGCTGTCCGCCGGTTTCGAGGCGGTTTCCTTTAGCTCGACACAAGCGTTGCTTCAGACGAACGTGCTCGAAAACCCCGGATGCCTCATCCTCGACGTGCGTATGCCTGGATCGAGCGGCCTGGATCTCCAGCATCATCTGACGAGCCGGGGAAATCCCAAGCCGATCATCTTCCTAACTGCGCATGGCGACATACCCATGACCGTTCAGGCCATGAAGGCCGGCGCCGTCGATTTCCTGACGAAGCCGGTTCGCGATCAGACCCTTCTGGATGCCGTCGGAACGGCGATAGCGCTCGACGCGGCCCGAAGGATCGAAGCGGCCAGGGTCAAATGCTATCTTGAGCGTCTGCGGACGCTGACGCCGCGAGAACGAGAAGTCCTGTACGAAGTGGCGCGGGGACGCCTCAACAAGCAAATCGCCTACGATCTCGGTATCAGCGAGGTAACGGTCAAGCTGCACAGAGGCAACCTCATGAGGAAAATGGAAGTTGCCTCCATCGGAGAACTCATACGCGCGTGGGAAGCCTTGCCGGTCACCGAGAAGGAGGCCAATGCAGCCTGACCGCATGCGCGAACCGGGCGACGGCGCAATGATGATGCGCCCCCTTTTCCAGGGGGCGCGAGGTTTCGTCAGGCGGCGTGCTGGCGCTTCGGCAGGAAGTCGTCGGCATCCTCGGCATGGGGAAAAGCAGTGACAGTCTCTCCCGCGATCTGCCAGCTTCCGGCTTCCTTGCGCAGCCGTAGCTCATAGAGCGCAGGCGGCGCGTGCGGGCTCATTCGCCGGTACAGCAGTGCCGTTGCGTGGTCGCCCTGCTGCTCGACATGCAGGACCCGATGCTCGGTCGACAGCGGCGCGTCGCCGGCGGCACCGCGAGCGGCAAATTCCGCCATCACCGCGGCACGCGGGGCGCGCTCGACATGCCCCTTGCCGCTGACGAAGAGGATCGACTGATCGCTCGTATAGAGGGCTTCCATTCTGTCGGTCTGGTAGTGGCTACCGTATTCGACCACCTTCCCGATGAACACGTCGATTTCAGGATCATATTTTGCGGTCATGATTGATGGCTTTCTTTCTTGAGGGACCGGCCCGTTCAGATCAGGGTGATCCCGCCGTCCACGGCGAGGTTGACGCCTGTGATGAAGGCGCTTTCGTCGGAGCAGAGGAAAAGGGCTGCCCGCGCCAGATCCTCGGCGTCCCCAATCCGGCCGAACGGAATCATCCGGGCTGCCTGTTCCTCGACCTCGGGCCGCGCGTCGGGCGACAGGCCGAGCTTTTCCAGGATCGGGGTGTTCGTCGGGCCGGGACTGAGCACATTCACGCGAATGCGCCGGTCCTTGAATTCGAGCGCCCAGTTCCGGGCAAATGCCTCGATCGCAGCCTTGCTGCCGGCGTAGACGGCGTGGCCGTCCAGGACTTTGTGCGTGGCAATCGAGCTTGTCAGGAGGATTGCTCCGCCCTCGCGCAGCAAAGGCGTGATCTTCTGCACGCCGAAAAAGGTGCCGCGAGCGTTGGCGGAGAACTGCGCATCATAGTCTCCGGGCGCGACGTCTGCGCTTTGCTGGATACGGATTCCGCCCGCATTCGCCACATAGATGTCGGCACGTCCGAAACGTTCCTCGATGAACGCGGCGACACGTTCATGCGTGGTGAGATCTGCGATGTCGCCGGTCAGCCCCGTTGCCTGCCGCCCCAATCTGTTCACGGCCTCGTCGACAGCATCTCGCCGTCGACCGACGATCAGAACGCGGGCGCCTTCGGCGATGAACAGGCTCGCAGTCGCGAAGCCGATGCCGCTGTTGCCGCCGGTGATGACGGCGACCTTGTTTGTCAATCTTGTCATATGGACCTCCGTTGGATGGTCCATGACGTGATGATGGCCGGGCCGATTGCCCAGCACTCCATGCGTCCTTTCAGTTGTTCCATGGTGTCCGAGCCATGCAGGGCCTGAGCATTTTCGTGCGTGTCGTGGAAGCTGGGTCATTCACTGCCGGTGCGCGTGTGATGCGCACGAGCCCTTCCGCCGTATCCAAGAGCATGGCCAGATTGGAACGGCGGCTTGGTGCGCGGCTCTTCCTCCGTTCCACCCGGGCCTTCGGGCTGACGCCGGAGGGCGAAGCCTATTTC contains the following coding sequences:
- a CDS encoding PAS domain-containing protein — protein: MIAALRRTPPALLSVTLVVGLAACWLTNSPFGLAAPVGALFLYVRGYMLRSLWVGLLIVFVGAACSALFYPATREVAIGLGAFIAVAACIGLLLVPDPDPSCRGSWLGAPDRQAPGPTNRLDVAPDGARHGWVHPDDRPAIAQAAAYAFWTGVPQVTSYRVLQPDGSYRWTELRAEPGYGVSVDVDAMVAKPGDRWTVAESLGETVEAVEAAKVIESLHGKAWAFDAAGRFTYVTPAAQIVIDMALEDLNRCLDDREFIDGGEVGWMRGVHPDDVGRAASTLRHCLKTGEPWNIEYRMLRATGYYVWHRISARPTRDGAGRITGWFGTSIDIDVYKKTEAALRAREQHLEQLIDTVPAMIWSMTAEGHPAYLNKRMTEVTGATLETVTAPDGSLSLKEIIHPDFMDVAGEAFAKSVVTATPYNIKYLQHRADGSYRWTETRAEALRNEAGEIVRWYGVSVDIHDLITTQTELHFRKQELTRLVDLVPSYLWQLTPAGEPNFFNRRLIDFLGVEESDPEEPATEQYAAALRAAIHPDDAEHLWAELKHCLLSGQPFAMRYRLRRHDGIYRWMDGRAEPLRDEGGTIIQWYGLSHDIDDQLRVEEALRESERSLRQLVETLPALIYCATPDGEPIYRSEKLRAFLGFGLEDKDEEGRARLTGTLDAIIHPDDLPIVKERYASSLATGSPYAMKHRLRRADGAYRWVETRAAAMRNVEGEIVQWNGICFDIEDQVRAQETLTLTQERLARAAQAASLAELSASIAHEVNQPLAAVVANSHACQRWLTSDPPNLERAQKTVERIIRDANSAADVVGRVRALFRQTVEARSLCQLDTIIGEARDLMAEEVTRRRIRIALDVEAGLPPLALDRIQLQQVLVNLIRNGMEAMESAPRGVLQIRSMRAGDLVRTEVRDTGEGIGAPEKVFEPFFSTKSNGMGMGLAISRTIIESHGGHLWAENNQPCGATFIFTLPVESESKS
- a CDS encoding response regulator, yielding MTVDDAIVFVVDDDEALREALGELLAANGVQSALFPSAGDYIRADKPDLPACLILDVELPDINGLELQRQIAQGDYPPIVFITGHGDIPSSVRAIKHGAVDFLTKPFSDTALLGAIRSAIAQDRETRIRRAELALLRQRYCELSPREREVLPLVVSGLLNKQAAAELGISEVTLQIHRRSVMRKMAASSLADLVRIAERLEIPIQHSRRMGGN
- a CDS encoding response regulator, yielding MDKHKHVVAVVDDDPRLLESLEDLLESAGYAVRSFSSAMALIRSGISGLHLLITDIGMPGMDGFELRDFVNRERPELPVFLLTGRHEIAEQIRAKAVKTFFCKPFDGQTLLAAIANALNKGEVDNECDR
- a CDS encoding response regulator transcription factor; translated protein: MNAIADRSLSWRLEPSAAHRNGGTGHPLVIIVDDDASVCEALSELMLSAGFEAVSFSSTQALLQTNVLENPGCLILDVRMPGSSGLDLQHHLTSRGNPKPIIFLTAHGDIPMTVQAMKAGAVDFLTKPVRDQTLLDAVGTAIALDAARRIEAARVKCYLERLRTLTPREREVLYEVARGRLNKQIAYDLGISEVTVKLHRGNLMRKMEVASIGELIRAWEALPVTEKEANAA
- a CDS encoding SDR family oxidoreductase, whose translation is MTRLTNKVAVITGGNSGIGFATASLFIAEGARVLIVGRRRDAVDEAVNRLGRQATGLTGDIADLTTHERVAAFIEERFGRADIYVANAGGIRIQQSADVAPGDYDAQFSANARGTFFGVQKITPLLREGGAILLTSSIATHKVLDGHAVYAGSKAAIEAFARNWALEFKDRRIRVNVLSPGPTNTPILEKLGLSPDARPEVEEQAARMIPFGRIGDAEDLARAALFLCSDESAFITGVNLAVDGGITLI